Proteins encoded within one genomic window of Mesobacillus subterraneus:
- a CDS encoding carbohydrate ABC transporter permease, producing MKKKKQSRIILEILGIILALIWLSPFYLMIVNSFKTKREMFEDTIKLPDVFSFENYTVAFERLDFIKTFFNSVLITVLAVAVIIVFSSMAAYALSRRGGKTSGIIFMLFVAAMLIPFQSVMIPLVSIFGKLEMLNRGGLVFMYLGFGASLSIFLYHGTLSGIPKSLDEAATIDGANRFQIFWHIIFPMLKPVSVTVAILNIIWIWNDYLLPSLVINKPGMETIPLKMFFFFGEYTKQWHLALAGLTIAIIPVIIIYFFLQKQIIKGVSEGSVK from the coding sequence AAGCAAAGCAGAATCATTCTTGAAATTCTCGGCATCATCCTTGCCCTGATCTGGCTCTCCCCGTTTTACTTGATGATCGTTAACTCTTTCAAGACGAAACGAGAAATGTTTGAGGATACAATAAAGCTTCCGGATGTTTTTTCATTCGAGAATTACACAGTTGCTTTCGAGCGTCTTGATTTTATCAAAACGTTTTTCAATTCCGTTTTAATCACCGTGCTTGCCGTAGCGGTAATTATCGTTTTCTCCTCAATGGCTGCCTATGCCCTTTCAAGGCGCGGAGGCAAAACGAGCGGTATCATATTTATGCTGTTTGTAGCTGCAATGCTCATCCCTTTCCAGTCGGTTATGATTCCATTGGTTTCCATTTTTGGTAAACTTGAAATGTTGAACAGGGGCGGACTCGTTTTCATGTACCTTGGTTTTGGGGCAAGCTTATCGATTTTCCTTTATCATGGAACATTGAGCGGGATTCCAAAATCGCTTGATGAAGCAGCAACCATCGATGGTGCGAATCGATTCCAGATTTTCTGGCATATCATTTTCCCGATGCTTAAACCGGTTTCCGTTACAGTGGCAATCCTGAACATCATCTGGATCTGGAATGACTATCTGCTTCCATCTCTCGTAATCAACAAGCCGGGAATGGAAACAATACCTCTGAAGATGTTCTTCTTCTTTGGTGAGTATACGAAGCAATGGCATCTAGCGCTGGCAGGACTGACGATCGCAATCATTCCAGTCATCATTATTTATTTCTTCCTTCAAAAGCAAATCATCAAAGGTGTTTCAGAAGGTTCGGTAAAATAA
- a CDS encoding LacI family DNA-binding transcriptional regulator — MAVTIKDVAKAAGVSPSTVSRVIKDHPHINEGTKKRVRKLMEELGYHPNFQARSLVVRSTETIGIVMPNSATQALQNPFFREVIRGISMKAHEHQFGVYLTTGITDEEIFQQVVSMVQGRRVDGIILLYSKTDDKIMDYLLKQKFPFTVIGRPNMNAERITYVDNDNIYITKQVTDYLIKLGHQKISFIGFNLEHVFTIDRLEGYKQALQEAGISYDEKYIIHEQCLKSEGKEGITKFLSTHEPPTALVVADDFTAIELMSYSEELNIKVPEEISIVSFNDVPLAAHMKPQLTSVNIDIFQLGFEAANCLIEIIKKPDALPKRVTIPARMIERKSCSPINK, encoded by the coding sequence ATGGCAGTCACAATCAAAGATGTAGCGAAGGCAGCCGGTGTGTCACCTTCAACCGTTTCAAGGGTGATTAAAGATCACCCTCATATCAATGAAGGAACGAAGAAGCGTGTACGGAAGTTGATGGAGGAATTGGGTTACCACCCGAATTTCCAAGCACGGAGCCTGGTGGTAAGGAGTACTGAGACAATCGGTATCGTCATGCCAAATTCAGCAACCCAAGCATTGCAAAACCCATTTTTCCGCGAAGTCATCAGGGGAATCAGCATGAAAGCCCATGAGCACCAGTTTGGTGTCTATTTAACGACGGGCATCACGGATGAGGAGATCTTCCAGCAGGTCGTTTCAATGGTGCAGGGCCGCAGAGTTGACGGCATTATCCTCTTGTATTCAAAAACGGATGACAAAATCATGGACTACTTGCTGAAGCAGAAGTTTCCGTTTACCGTCATAGGACGTCCGAACATGAATGCTGAGCGGATTACCTATGTGGATAATGACAATATTTATATCACCAAACAGGTAACTGATTATCTGATCAAGCTTGGGCATCAAAAAATTTCTTTCATCGGTTTTAACCTGGAGCATGTTTTTACAATTGACCGGCTTGAAGGATATAAACAAGCACTCCAGGAAGCCGGCATTTCCTATGACGAAAAATATATTATCCATGAGCAATGTTTAAAATCTGAAGGAAAAGAAGGAATCACCAAATTCCTGTCTACCCATGAGCCGCCTACTGCCCTGGTAGTGGCCGATGATTTTACCGCAATTGAGCTTATGAGTTATTCCGAGGAACTGAATATCAAGGTACCTGAGGAAATCTCAATAGTAAGCTTCAATGATGTACCGCTCGCGGCACATATGAAGCCGCAGCTGACTTCTGTTAATATCGACATCTTCCAGTTAGGTTTCGAAGCGGCTAACTGTTTAATAGAAATCATCAAAAAACCAGATGCTTTGCCGAAAAGGGTCACAATTCCGGCAAGGATGATTGAACGTAAATCTTGCAGTCCGATTAATAAGTAA